One segment of Ipomoea triloba cultivar NCNSP0323 chromosome 12, ASM357664v1 DNA contains the following:
- the LOC116000455 gene encoding uncharacterized protein LOC116000455, which produces MEKRNAELLLLWLAAALLCWCSQEGAAESAKHTQNSAATDMGINGSQYSQAQRFPGHNRQPLRGTEEDGAQRLVDSAETQRYASVKANEMGDMASEKLGGFKNIVSDMAGGLKAKVKDKACDAYAFCSEKAEQGIDMASNVSTDAEETGKGAASSSYGHASDRMNQAGDMKDKASGKAKQAIKQGSDKAAYDEKIEKSEAFKRYQHAKSEVYETCASAKDTMTEQAKDKYEQAKERASQATGDLGAKMREPAPLKS; this is translated from the exons ATGGAGAAGAGAAACGCGGAGTTGCTGTTACTTTGGCTGGCGGCGGCGCTGCTGTGCTGGTGTTCGCAGGAGGGAGCGGCGGAGAGTGCTAAGCATACACAGAATTCAGCCGCTACTGATATGGGGATCAACGGCTCCCAATATTCACAAGCGCAGCGGTTCCCAGGCCATAACCGCCAACCTCTTCGA GGGACTGAAGAAGATGGAGCGCAGAGATTGGTTGACAGTGCAG AAACACAAAGATATGCTTCTGTTAAAGCTAATGAGATGGGAGATATGGCATCTGAAAAACTAGGAGGCTTCAAAAACATTGTTTCGGACATGGCTGGTGGTTTGAAGGCAAAAGTGAAGGATAAAGCTTGTGATGCCTATGCCTTTTGCTCTGAGAAAGCAGAACAAGGAATAGACATGGCTTCAAACGTATCCACCGATGCCGAAGAAACCGGGAAAGGTGCAGCAAGCAGTTCTTATGGACATGCCTCAGACAGGATGAATCAGGCTGGGGACATGAAAGATAAAGCATCTGGCAAAGCCAAACAAGCAATAAAACAGGGTTCAGATAAGGCTGCCTATGATGAAAAGATTGAAAAATCAGAAGCCTTTAAAAGATACCAGCATGCCAAATCAGAGGTTTATGAAACTTGTGCATCTGCCAAGGATACCATGACTGAACAAGCCAAGGACAAATATGAACAAGCCAAAGAGAGAGCTTCACAAGCTACTGGTGATCTTGGAGCAAAGATGAGGGAACCTGCCCCTCTTAAATCATAA